From a region of the Lactuca sativa cultivar Salinas chromosome 4, Lsat_Salinas_v11, whole genome shotgun sequence genome:
- the LOC128133415 gene encoding uncharacterized protein LOC128133415, with protein MENVAADHLSRLENPQLQEDKDGDDFPDEYIMVTVGEEPWLVYGKQCHLLVELEHKAFWALKSYNFNMEELKSNWLMQMNALEELRNDAYSSSWLYKEKTKMWHDKRIKDKEIHEGQKVLLFNSRLKLFSGKLKSRWDGPFLVKTVFPHGAIELLSRYGTPFKVNGHRVKKYEDRVPRNEGMEELLLLERIATT; from the exons atggagaatgtagcAGCTGACCACTTGTCAAGACTGGAGAACCCGCAattgcaagaagataaagatggaGACGACTTCCCGGACGAGTATATTATGGTGACCGTGGGAGAGGAGCCATG gttagtttatggaaagcaatgccATTTACTGGTGGAGCTAGAACACAAGGCGTTTTGGGCTTTGAAGAGTTATAACTTCAACATGGAAGAACTAAAGAGCAACTGGTTGatgcaaatgaatgctcttgaAGAGCTAAGGAATGATGCATACTCTAGTTCATGGCTTTATAAAGAGAAGACCAAGATGTGGCATGACAAAAGGATTAAAGATAAAGAAATTCATGAAGGCCAAAAAGTGTTGCTCTTCAACTCAAGACTAAAGCTTTTCTCGGGAAAACTCAAGTCAAGGTGGGATGGTCCTTTTCTAGTGAAGACGGTGTTTCCACATGGAGCTATAGAGCTATTATCAAGATATGGCACgcctttcaaggtcaatggtcataGGGTTAAAAAGTATGAAGACAGAGTCCCCCGGAATGAAGGAATGGAAGAGTTGCTGCTGCTGGAAAGGATTGCAACCACGTAG
- the LOC111914632 gene encoding WD repeat-containing protein 26 homolog, producing MGGASDEEPPSKRVKASSTDHRGLSNGKLPKEPSTFSFSASMARPLALQDDDEVIGSKGVKKVEFVRIITEALYSLGYSKTGAYLEQESGIPFHSSTVTVFIQQILDGSWDESLTSLHKIGIVDETIIKLACFIILQQKFFELLDGEKTMDALKTLRTEIAPLSINNIRVRELSSLILSPSPRIIDGISGLELTKSKPRSELLEDLQKLFPPNVMIPERRLLQLVEQALDLQRDSCLFHNSLVGETSLFIDHRCGRDKIPSQTVQILQEHNDEVWYLQYSKNGKYLASSSSDHSAIIWEVNPDGRVSLKHKLIGHQKPVSCVSWSPNDDQILTCGLEEVVRRWDVSSGECLEVYEKGIIGTISCCWSPDGKSVISGLTDKTIIMWDLDGKEMECFKGQKTLRISDLQMTNERKLITISKENSILILDIESGDERCIKEDQSIVSFTLSGDNKFLLVSLANEELHLWSIEGHFRLISKYRGYKRSRFIVRGCFGGFQQAFIASGSEDSQVYIWHRGSGELIETLGGHSGAVNCVSWNPSNPHIMASASDDRTIRIWGLNHHHHHASDTNSKTCIHYCNGSS from the exons ATGGGAGGTGCATCGGATGAAGAACCACCCTCAAAACGTGTGAAAGCATCCTCTACAGATCACAGAGGTCTTTCAAACGGAAAATTACCAAAAGAACCTTCAACCTTCTCATTCAGTGCTTCAATGGCTCGACCCTTAGCCTTGCAAGATGATGATGAAGTAATTGGCTCAAAGGGAGTTAAAAAAGTGGAGTTTGTTCGAATTATAACAGAAGCATTGTATTCTCTTGGGTATAGTAAAACAGGAGCTTATCTTGAACAAGAATCAGGAATACCTTTTCATTCATCTACAGTTACTGTATTCATCCAACAAATTCTTGATGGAAGTTGGGATGAAAGTTTAACCTCTTTGCATAAAATTGGAATAGTGGATGAAACTATAATTAAACTGGCATGCTTCATAATATTACAACAAAAGTTTTTTGAACTTCTTGATGGAGAAAAGACAATGGATGCTTTGAAGACACTGAGAACTGAGATAGCACCACTTTCAATAAACAACATTAGAGTCCGTGAGCTTTCTTCCCTCATTTTATCCCCTTCACCTAGAATCATAGATGGAATATCTGGTTTAGAGTTGACCAAGTCAAAGCCTCGGTCAGAGTTACTTGAGGATTTACAAAAGCTATTTCCTCCAAATGTGATGATACCAGAAAGAAGATTGTTACAGTTAGTAGAACAAGCACTTGACTTGCAACGTGACTCTTGTTTGTTTCATAACTCTTTGGTTGGTGAAACTTCATTGTTCATTGATCATCGTTGTGGAAGAGATAAGATTCCTTCACAAACAGTTCAG ATTCTGCAAGAACACAATGATGAAGTCTGGTACTTACAATATTCCAAAAACGGAAAATACTTAGCCTCATCATCCAGTGATCATTCTGCAATTATTTGGGAG GTCAATCCAGATGGCAGAGTCTCATTAAAGCATAAATTAATTGGGCACCAAAAACCCGTATCATGTGTTTCATGGAGCCCAAATGATGATCAAATCCTGACATGTGGTTTAGAGGAAGTTGTAAGGCGTTGGGATGTTTCCTCTGGTGAATGCCTTGAAGTCTATGAGAAGGGTATTATCGGAACAATATCTTGTTGTTGGTCTCCAGATGGGAAATCAGTTATCTCAGGATTAACAGATAAAACCATAATAATGTGGGATTTGGATGGAAAAGAGATGGAATGTTTCAAGGGACAAAAAACTCTCAGGATTTCAGATCTACAAATGACTAATGAACGAAAATTGATTACCATTTCGAAGGAAAACTCAATACTTATTCTTGATATAGAATCAGGAGATGAAAGATGTATAAAAGAGGATCAATCCATAGTTTCTTTCACGTTATCAGGAGACAATAAGTTCTTGCTTGTTAGTCTTGCAAATGAAGAGTTACATCTCTGGAGTATCGAGGGCCATTTTCGACTTATTTCAAAGTACAGGGGTTATAAACGTTCTCGCTTCATTGTTAGAGGCTGCTTTGGTGGATTTCAGCAAGCATTTATTGCCAGTGGCAGTGAAGATTCACAA gttTATATATGGCACAGAGGATCAGGGGAGCTCATAGAAACATTGGGTGGACATTCGGGTGCTGTAAACTGTGTGAGTTGGAATCCATCAAACCCACATATCATGGCATCAGCTAGTGATGATcgtacaataaggatttggggattaaatcatcatcatcatcatgcttCTGACACAAACTCTAAAACTTGCATTCATTATTGCAATGGATCGAGTTAA